One window of Kryptolebias marmoratus isolate JLee-2015 linkage group LG3, ASM164957v2, whole genome shotgun sequence genomic DNA carries:
- the LOC108247102 gene encoding TOG array regulator of axonemal microtubules protein 1-like isoform X2, whose protein sequence is MKLQSVMNILISMLTEKEAVSLQKAEPQGEPVKKGPRLFRRNSVAPLPRPAAAPKKTRPAPAPKPDPPKTKRPARRAAVGSTKTTNMKKPALQTVKAQPKEELKPLPNPVQSLSLVFQHLSQDDWEKKVEGLELLRALAQHHPDTLMDKLHEVCLALIEDIKNLRSSVACAAIDTLGSLYTHLQKDMDVQVERTGRALLLRVAQASANIFVQQQANLALEAMVKNCSPARMLTALLNTGLSHLSAAVRASTAQQLHLLADEMGVTAMLTAGQSFTSRFLLALSKMCLDAAAAVRPHGLAVLKQLSLHKDFMKLWQKAVEEKERFSVQKVLQKARRM, encoded by the exons ATGAAGTTACAGTCAGTGATGAATATTTTAATCTCGATGCTAACAGAGAAAGAAGCAGTCAGTCTTCAGAAAGCTGAACCTCAGGGGGAACCGGTCAAAAAAGGGCCACGACTTTTCCGACGTAACTCGGTTGCTCCTCTGCCTCGACCCGCCGCGGCTCCTAAAAAGACTCGTCCTGCTCCAGCTCCAAAACCTGACCCACCCAAAACTAAAAGACCTGCTCGAAGAGCAGCTGTGGGCTCCACAAAGACCACAAACATGAAGAAACCAGCCCTCCAGACTGTAAAAGCTCAGCCTAAAGAGGAGCTTAAGCCACTGCCAAACCCTGTCCAGAGTCTGTCTCTGGTCTTCCAGCATCTCAGCCAAGACGACTG GGAGAAGAAAGTGGAGGGGCTGGAACTGCTCCGAGCTCTGGCACAGCACCACCCAGACACACTGATGGACAAACTGCATGAAGTGTGTTTGGCCCTGATAGAGGAT ATAAAGAACCTGCGCTCCTCCGTGGCCTGTGCAGCCATAGACACCCTCGGCTCTCTCTACACCCACCTGCAGAAGGACATGGACGTACAGGTGGAGAGAACAGGCCGTGCTCTGCTCCTGAGGGTGGCTCAGGCCTCTGCCAACATCTTTGTTCAGCAGCAGGCCAACCTGGCCCTGGAGGCCATGGTGAAGAACTGCAGCCCCGCCCGCATGCTGACGGCTCTGCTCAACACTGGACTGAG CCACCTGAGTGCAGCAGTGAGGGCCAGCACCGCTCAGCAGCTCCACCTGCTGGCTGATGAGATGGGAGTGACTGCCATGCTGACAGCAGGACAGAGTTTCACCTCCCGCTTCCTTCTGGCTCTCAGTAAGATGTGTCTggatgctgcagctgcagtcag GCCCCACGGACTCGCTGTCCTCAAACAACTGAGTCTTCATAAAGACTTTATGAAGCTGTGGCAGAAAGCCGTGGAAGAAAAGGAGCGTTTCTCTGTGCAGAAAGTCCTGCAGAAGGCGAGAAGGATGTAG
- the LOC108247102 gene encoding TOG array regulator of axonemal microtubules protein 1-like isoform X1 translates to MKLQSVMNILISMLTEKEAVSLQKAEPQGEPVKKGPRLFRRNSVAPLPRPAAAPKKTRPAPAPKPDPPKTKRPARRAAVGSTKTTNMKKPALQTVKAQPKEELKPLPNPVQSLSLVFQHLSQDDWEKKVEGLELLRALAQHHPDTLMDKLHEVCLALIEDIKNLRSSVACAAIDTLGSLYTHLQKDMDVQVERTGRALLLRVAQASANIFVQQQANLALEAMVKNCSPARMLTALLNTGLSHLSAAVRASTAQQLHLLADEMGVTAMLTAGQSFTSRFLLALSKMCLDAAAAVRSVLTVFSSQLLIENSLSSIHRSYVKALICVCPPPQAPRTRCPQTTESS, encoded by the exons ATGAAGTTACAGTCAGTGATGAATATTTTAATCTCGATGCTAACAGAGAAAGAAGCAGTCAGTCTTCAGAAAGCTGAACCTCAGGGGGAACCGGTCAAAAAAGGGCCACGACTTTTCCGACGTAACTCGGTTGCTCCTCTGCCTCGACCCGCCGCGGCTCCTAAAAAGACTCGTCCTGCTCCAGCTCCAAAACCTGACCCACCCAAAACTAAAAGACCTGCTCGAAGAGCAGCTGTGGGCTCCACAAAGACCACAAACATGAAGAAACCAGCCCTCCAGACTGTAAAAGCTCAGCCTAAAGAGGAGCTTAAGCCACTGCCAAACCCTGTCCAGAGTCTGTCTCTGGTCTTCCAGCATCTCAGCCAAGACGACTG GGAGAAGAAAGTGGAGGGGCTGGAACTGCTCCGAGCTCTGGCACAGCACCACCCAGACACACTGATGGACAAACTGCATGAAGTGTGTTTGGCCCTGATAGAGGAT ATAAAGAACCTGCGCTCCTCCGTGGCCTGTGCAGCCATAGACACCCTCGGCTCTCTCTACACCCACCTGCAGAAGGACATGGACGTACAGGTGGAGAGAACAGGCCGTGCTCTGCTCCTGAGGGTGGCTCAGGCCTCTGCCAACATCTTTGTTCAGCAGCAGGCCAACCTGGCCCTGGAGGCCATGGTGAAGAACTGCAGCCCCGCCCGCATGCTGACGGCTCTGCTCAACACTGGACTGAG CCACCTGAGTGCAGCAGTGAGGGCCAGCACCGCTCAGCAGCTCCACCTGCTGGCTGATGAGATGGGAGTGACTGCCATGCTGACAGCAGGACAGAGTTTCACCTCCCGCTTCCTTCTGGCTCTCAGTAAGATGTGTCTggatgctgcagctgcagtcaggtCAGTTCTCACCGTCTTTAGCTCACAACTTCTAATAGAAAACTCACTAAGTTCAATTCATCGTTCCTACGTTAAAGCTTTGATTTGTGTATGTCCTCCTCCACAGGCCCCACGGACTCGCTGTCCTCAAACAACTGAGTCTTCATAA
- the LOC108247102 gene encoding TOG array regulator of axonemal microtubules protein 1-like isoform X4 codes for MLRRQEKEAVSLQKAEPQGEPVKKGPRLFRRNSVAPLPRPAAAPKKTRPAPAPKPDPPKTKRPARRAAVGSTKTTNMKKPALQTVKAQPKEELKPLPNPVQSLSLVFQHLSQDDWEKKVEGLELLRALAQHHPDTLMDKLHEVCLALIEDIKNLRSSVACAAIDTLGSLYTHLQKDMDVQVERTGRALLLRVAQASANIFVQQQANLALEAMVKNCSPARMLTALLNTGLSHLSAAVRASTAQQLHLLADEMGVTAMLTAGQSFTSRFLLALSKMCLDAAAAVRSVLTVFSSQLLIENSLSSIHRSYVKALICVCPPPQAPRTRCPQTTESS; via the exons ATGCTTAGAAGACAAG AGAAAGAAGCAGTCAGTCTTCAGAAAGCTGAACCTCAGGGGGAACCGGTCAAAAAAGGGCCACGACTTTTCCGACGTAACTCGGTTGCTCCTCTGCCTCGACCCGCCGCGGCTCCTAAAAAGACTCGTCCTGCTCCAGCTCCAAAACCTGACCCACCCAAAACTAAAAGACCTGCTCGAAGAGCAGCTGTGGGCTCCACAAAGACCACAAACATGAAGAAACCAGCCCTCCAGACTGTAAAAGCTCAGCCTAAAGAGGAGCTTAAGCCACTGCCAAACCCTGTCCAGAGTCTGTCTCTGGTCTTCCAGCATCTCAGCCAAGACGACTG GGAGAAGAAAGTGGAGGGGCTGGAACTGCTCCGAGCTCTGGCACAGCACCACCCAGACACACTGATGGACAAACTGCATGAAGTGTGTTTGGCCCTGATAGAGGAT ATAAAGAACCTGCGCTCCTCCGTGGCCTGTGCAGCCATAGACACCCTCGGCTCTCTCTACACCCACCTGCAGAAGGACATGGACGTACAGGTGGAGAGAACAGGCCGTGCTCTGCTCCTGAGGGTGGCTCAGGCCTCTGCCAACATCTTTGTTCAGCAGCAGGCCAACCTGGCCCTGGAGGCCATGGTGAAGAACTGCAGCCCCGCCCGCATGCTGACGGCTCTGCTCAACACTGGACTGAG CCACCTGAGTGCAGCAGTGAGGGCCAGCACCGCTCAGCAGCTCCACCTGCTGGCTGATGAGATGGGAGTGACTGCCATGCTGACAGCAGGACAGAGTTTCACCTCCCGCTTCCTTCTGGCTCTCAGTAAGATGTGTCTggatgctgcagctgcagtcaggtCAGTTCTCACCGTCTTTAGCTCACAACTTCTAATAGAAAACTCACTAAGTTCAATTCATCGTTCCTACGTTAAAGCTTTGATTTGTGTATGTCCTCCTCCACAGGCCCCACGGACTCGCTGTCCTCAAACAACTGAGTCTTCATAA
- the LOC108247102 gene encoding TOG array regulator of axonemal microtubules protein 1-like isoform X3 — protein MKLQSVMNILISMLTEKEAVSLQKAEPQGEPVKKGPRLFRRNSVAPLPRPAAAPKKTRPAPAPKPDPPKTKRPARRAAVGSTKTTNMKKPALQTVKAQPKEELKPLPNPVQSLSLVFQHLSQDDWEKKVEGLELLRALAQHHPDTLMDKLHEIKNLRSSVACAAIDTLGSLYTHLQKDMDVQVERTGRALLLRVAQASANIFVQQQANLALEAMVKNCSPARMLTALLNTGLSHLSAAVRASTAQQLHLLADEMGVTAMLTAGQSFTSRFLLALSKMCLDAAAAVRSVLTVFSSQLLIENSLSSIHRSYVKALICVCPPPQAPRTRCPQTTESS, from the exons ATGAAGTTACAGTCAGTGATGAATATTTTAATCTCGATGCTAACAGAGAAAGAAGCAGTCAGTCTTCAGAAAGCTGAACCTCAGGGGGAACCGGTCAAAAAAGGGCCACGACTTTTCCGACGTAACTCGGTTGCTCCTCTGCCTCGACCCGCCGCGGCTCCTAAAAAGACTCGTCCTGCTCCAGCTCCAAAACCTGACCCACCCAAAACTAAAAGACCTGCTCGAAGAGCAGCTGTGGGCTCCACAAAGACCACAAACATGAAGAAACCAGCCCTCCAGACTGTAAAAGCTCAGCCTAAAGAGGAGCTTAAGCCACTGCCAAACCCTGTCCAGAGTCTGTCTCTGGTCTTCCAGCATCTCAGCCAAGACGACTG GGAGAAGAAAGTGGAGGGGCTGGAACTGCTCCGAGCTCTGGCACAGCACCACCCAGACACACTGATGGACAAACTGCATGAA ATAAAGAACCTGCGCTCCTCCGTGGCCTGTGCAGCCATAGACACCCTCGGCTCTCTCTACACCCACCTGCAGAAGGACATGGACGTACAGGTGGAGAGAACAGGCCGTGCTCTGCTCCTGAGGGTGGCTCAGGCCTCTGCCAACATCTTTGTTCAGCAGCAGGCCAACCTGGCCCTGGAGGCCATGGTGAAGAACTGCAGCCCCGCCCGCATGCTGACGGCTCTGCTCAACACTGGACTGAG CCACCTGAGTGCAGCAGTGAGGGCCAGCACCGCTCAGCAGCTCCACCTGCTGGCTGATGAGATGGGAGTGACTGCCATGCTGACAGCAGGACAGAGTTTCACCTCCCGCTTCCTTCTGGCTCTCAGTAAGATGTGTCTggatgctgcagctgcagtcaggtCAGTTCTCACCGTCTTTAGCTCACAACTTCTAATAGAAAACTCACTAAGTTCAATTCATCGTTCCTACGTTAAAGCTTTGATTTGTGTATGTCCTCCTCCACAGGCCCCACGGACTCGCTGTCCTCAAACAACTGAGTCTTCATAA
- the LOC108247099 gene encoding equilibrative nucleoside transporter 2-like, with the protein MWSEKKPSPPSDRGQAVAVIIFVLGVGTLLPWNFFITASQYFNDRLRESHSLTNSSADASLKDYNYDSWMALLSQLPLLLFTLLNSFLYQRVKERLRVAFSLMVIFLLFSLTAALVKVDMDPDTFFSVTMATIWFINTFGAVLQGSLFGVVGLFPPRYSTLFMSGQGLAGIFAAVAMLCSILSKPDRNSAALGYFITPCVATLGTLLCYLLLPHLEFAHFYLKRNQPDKVELDSTDKKALNSNMKDLEANGKTYVEPDDGQERSSVLAVFKKIWLMALCVTCVFAVTLSVFPVITVRVQTVYTENSDWEKVFTCVCCFIVFNVMDLAGRSAPSLFQWPSKGSRLFPVAVLSRLVFIPLIMMCNIQGSKLKVLFAHDCAFVSIMALFSFSNGYLASLCMAYAPQLVRCRDCETAGSLMTFFLVLGLALGASLSFLLGKLV; encoded by the exons ATGTGGAGTGAAAAGAAACCAAGTCCTCCCTCTGACCG gGGTCAAGCTGTTGCTGTTATCATCTTTGTTCTCGGCGTAGGAACCCTGCTGCCCTGGAACTTCTTCATCACAGCCTCAcag tATTTCAACGACCGCCTCAGAGAATCACACAGCCTCACTAACAGCTCAGCAGACGCTTCATTGAAAGACTACAACTACGACAGCTGGATGGCTTTGCTCTCCCAGCTGCCCCTGCTGCTCTTCACTCTGCTGAACTCGTTCCTGTATCAGAG GGTGAAGGAGCGTCTCCGCGTGGCCTTCAGCCTGATggtcatcttcctcctcttctctctcacCGCCGCACTGGTCAAGGTCGATATGGACCCGGACACCTTCTTCTCAGTCACCATGGCAACTATTTGGTTCATTAACA caTTTGGTGCTGTGCTGCAGGGCAGTCTCTTCGGGGTTGTGGGCCTGTTTCCTCCCCGTTACAGCACTCTGTTCATGAGCGGTCAGGGTCTGGCTGGAATCTTTGCCGCTGTTGCCATGCTCTGCTCCATCTTAA GTAAGCCTGATCGAAACTCGGCTGCGTTGGGGTACTTCATCACTCCCTGTGTGGCCACGCTGGGGACTCTGCTCTGCTATCTGCTGCTGCCACACCTG GagtttgctcatttttatttgaaaagaaatcaGCCCGACAAAGTGGAGCTCGACAGCACAG acaaaaaagcCTTAAACAGCAATATGAAGGACCTGGAAGCCAACGGAAAGACCTATGTTGAACCAGACGATGGTCAGGAACGTTCTTCTGTCCTGGCTGTctttaaaaag ATCTGGCTGATGGCTCTGTGTGTAACGTGCGTCTTTGCCGTAACACTGTCGGTATTTCCTGTCATCACGGTCCGAGTCCAGACGGTCTACACGGAGAACTCTGACTGGG AGAAAGTGTTCACTTGTGTTTGCTGCTTCATCGTGTTCAACGTCATGGACTTGGCCGGTCGCAGCGCTCCCTCTCTCTTCCAGTGG CCGTCGAAGGGGAGCCGTCTGTTTCCTGTTGCCGTGTTGTCTCGTCTGGTCTTCATCCCTCTGATCATGATGTGTAACATCCAGGGCTCGAAACTCAAGGTCCTCTTCGCTCACGACTGTGCCTTCGTCAGCATCATGGCCCTGTTCTCCTTCTCTAACGGCTACCTGGCGAGCCTCTGCATGGCCTACGCTCCGCA GTTGGTGCGGTGCAGAGACTGTGAGACGGCCGGCTCTCTGATGACCTTCTTCCTGGTCCTGGGGCTGGCTCTGGGAGCGTCTCTGTCATTCCTGCTGGGTAAACTGGTTTAA